The Chaetodon auriga isolate fChaAug3 chromosome 22, fChaAug3.hap1, whole genome shotgun sequence genome contains a region encoding:
- the kmt2e gene encoding inactive histone-lysine N-methyltransferase 2E isoform X3 translates to MSIVIPVGVDTADTSYLDMAAGSEPESVEASPVVVEKSSYPHQIYSSSSHHSHSYIGLPYADHNYGARPPPTPPASPPPSMLIRQGEGGLFVPGGQDEASRGTTLSTSEDGSYGADITRCICGFTHDDGYMICCDKCSAWQHIDCMGIDRQNIPETYLCERCQPRHLDRERAILLQTRKRECLSDGDTSATESGDEVPLELYSTFQHTPTTITLTTGRLGNKQADKKRKKSGDKEPPASSARAKKAFREGSRKSSRVKGAAPEQEPTEHPSLWENKIKTWMERYEEASSNQYSEDVQVLLRVKEQGDGKSLAYNTHPASFKPPVESQVQKNKKILKAVRDLAPDSLIIEYRGKFMLRQQFEANGYFFKRPYPFVLFYSKFDGLEMCVDARSFGNEARFIRRSCTPNSEVRHVIEDGMLHLYIYSLRPITKGTEITIGFDFDYGSCKYKVDCACVKGNQECPVLKHNLEPTENLGSGGRRRGSRKDKETVRDDQGQNQNMGLDGEGKSKSVGDGKQRKLSPLRLSISNNQTREERKMEAILQAFARMEKREKRREQALERIGSIKSDVGGRSDIKEEPPATPETADSPAVMQPLLEVKEEPGLKPAKVKGSRNRKSFSRNRTHIGQQRRRARTISTCSDLPPGSPIESVEPLTNESPEGETPTAPEPEAISSQAPDTSPPHSSSPAPDRNRTGSKNFKTKKHFVSEWVGEKQQDRVAVRTPEPAPERPLRISSDPEVLATQLNALPGMACSPQVYSTPKHYVRFSSPFLANRSPTTPGVPTGRRRSRELPEMPPTTGSCKKRWLKQALEEEGSTSPARRPSLLMPCEGPLSPAINGDSDSPLPYNGTCSLPELPTPLKKRRLSPLDACMSESSTPYGSPCATPTRADQSEAPSTPILLATPPRPRTEEPSTEPLPSTPTQTLNAPLESDSSVESSPEVSRKPSIQEADRPPSLVSSPCVRAPSSDGLPTEAKVSVPESPQPPAAESVDCGEDRADGGVVEGSSEASSSAETCASSFPGWIKSPDRGPTGPAGLNFSPVNSNLRDLTPSHTLEPLVAPFRPEAAAGAAAGTTAGTGSLVGSQAPFSESQGQLFYPCSEDGGSLGFSRSLNGDGSGEGGGSSQNPPQKKKVSLLEYRKRQREARRSGSKTECSSPVSTVPPLTVDAFPVALETTSEPLLPPAPTALCNTNTTVVKEPQTSEEAEMPGEKGEKEGGEGQWTSSTSVEQARERSYHRALLLSKDKDTDGETEGGDTPALRDCPSPSLQKTPTHTPCSPGRPAKEDDGDSQPRTPNPTSQQPSKPAGPKAAPLTPTKLHPTPLPSSPVHYPGPSLLHSPKPQPQGSPYRSQRALFSTQPQTQTQPQAQTGPAPFPQYNTQSAPPPPPPPPPAPPASTAYFPSQSPSPAGPFPGFKPAITPPYPPGSQPLMQTLPHSVHYQSSAAPPPPPPPPPHPMPGPTLLHVNLQPPPIQQHQLMLTSAPPPPPPPQGQTSQQQQQPPAGSTLLSLTPPPPPPPPPPAPSTNAPMQAHHFQNLGSFQPALLHPGATANPSVPPSTYPPPLQQSGLPPPPPPPPQQTQQGQAQAAASQMPSGTRGAPASSTPFHSSGYLSTGWH, encoded by the exons ATGAGCATAGTCATCCCAGTAGGGGTGGACACAGCAGACACCTCATACCTGGACATGGCTGCGGGCTCAGA ACCAGAATCGGTGGAGGCCAGCCCTGTGGTGGTGGAAAAGTCCAGCTACCCACACCAGATCTACAGCAGCAGTTCTCACCATTCCCACAGTTACATTGGGCTGCCTTATGCT GACCATAACTATGGGGCGCGGCCCCCACCTACGCCAcctgcctcccctcccccctccatgTTGATCCGACAAGGAGAGGGGGGGTTGTTTGTTCCAGGAGGCCAGGACGAAGCATCCCGGGGCACCACACTCAGCACCTCAGAGGATGGCAGCTATGGGGCTGATATCACCCGTTGCATCTGTGGCTTCACCCACGATGACGGCTACATGATCTGCTGTGACAAGTGCAG tgccTGGCAGCATATAGACTGCATGGGCATCGACAGGCAGAACATTCCTGAGACCTACCTGTGTGAGCGCTGCCAACCACGACACCTGGATAGAGAGAGGGCCATCCTGCTGCAGACCAGGAAACGGGAATGTTTGTCTG ATGGGGACACCAGTGCTACAGAGAGTGGAGATGAAGTGCCGTTAGAGCTCTACTCCACCTTCCAACACACGCCTACCACCATCACCCTGACTACTGGGCGCCTTGGCAATAAGCAGGCTGATAAAAAACGCAAGAAGAGTGGCGATAAAGAGCCTCCAGCATCTTCTGCTCGAGCTAAGAAG GCCTTCCGAGAGGGGTCCAGAAAGTCCTCCAGAGTGAAG ggtGCAGCTCCAGAGCAGGAGCCAACAGAGCACCCGTCACTGTGGGAGAACAAGATCAAGACGTGGATGGAGCGTTACGAGGAGGCCAGCAGCAATCAGTACAGTGAGGACGTCCAGGTCCTGTTACGTGTTAAAGAGCAAGGCGACGGCAAGAGCCTGGCATACAACACGCACCCCGCCTCTTTCAAACCCCCTGTGGAG AGTCAAGTTCAAAAGAATAAGAAGATCCTCAAGGCAGTGCGAGACTTGGCCCCAGACTCCCTCATCATTGAGTACAGGGGAAAGTTCATGCTTCGACAGCAGTTTGAGGCTAACGGATACTTCTTCAAGAG GCCATACCcgtttgtgttattttattctaaatttgaCGGACTGGAGATGTGCGTGGACGCTCGCAGCTTCGGCAACGAAGCACGCTTCATCCGTCGCTCCTGCACCCCTAACTCTGAA GTGCGGCACGTCATTGAGGACGGCATGCTGCATTTATACATCTACTCTTTGAGGCCGATCACCAAAGGCACAGAGATCACCATTGGTTTTGATTTTGACTATGGCAGCTG TAAATACAAGGTGGACTGTGCCTGTGTGAAGGGGAACCAGGAGTGCCCGGTGCTCAAGCACAACCTAGAGCCCACGGAGAACCTGGGCTCTGGAGGCCGGCGCAGAGGGAGTCGCAAGGACAAGGAGACGGTTCGGGATGACCAGGGCCAGAACCAGAACATGGGTCTGGACGGCGAAGGGAAAAGCAAGAGTGTAGGCGACGGCAAACAGCGGAAACTCTCTCCTCTCCGCCTCTCCATCTCAAACAACCAG ACacgagaggagagaaagatggaggccATCCTGCAAGCCTTTGCCCGcatggagaagagagagaaacgcAGGGAGCAGGCTCTGGAAAGAATCGGTAGCATCAAGTCGGACGTTGGGGGCCGCAGTGACATCAAGGAGGAGCCTCCGGCCACACCAGAGACGGCAGATTCTCCAGCTGTCATGCAG CCACTTTTGGAGGTAAAAGAGGAGCCAGGATTAAAGCCGGCCAAGGTCAAAGGCTCgagaaacaggaaaagtttCTCAAGGAACCGCACGCACATTGGCCAGCAGCGCCGGCGAGCTCGCACCATCAGCACCTGCTCTGACTTACCTCCGGGCTCTCCAATTGAGTCAGTGGAACCCCTTACCAATGAATCCCCCGAAGGAGAGACACCCACTGCACCGGAGCCAGAGGCAATCTCTTCCCAAGCACCGGACACCAGCCCTCCCCACAGCAGCTCACCTGCACCTGACAGAAACCGCACCGGGAGCAAGAACTTCAAAACTAAAAAG CACTTTGTGAGTGAGTGGGtgggagagaagcagcaggaccGTGTTGCAGTACGAACCCCAGAGCCGGCCCCCGAGAGACCACTGAGAATAAGCAGTGACCCTGAAGTACTCGCCACACAGCTCAACGCCCTACCTGGCATGGCCTGCTCTCCACAGGTCTACAGCACGCCCAAACACTACGTCCGCTTCTCGTCCCCTTTCCTGGCAAACCGCAGCCCCACAACTCCTGGAGTCCCCACTGGGAGACGGCGGTCCAGAGAACTGCCAGAAATGCCTCCAACCACCGGCTCCTGCAAGAAG CGATGGTTGAAGCAGGCTTTAGAGGAGGAGGGCTCCACCAGCCCAGCCAGACGACCGAGCCTCCTCATGCCCTGTGAGGGTCCTCTCAGCCCCGCCATTAATGGAGACTCTGACAGCCCTCTACCCTACAATGGCACCTGCTCGCTACCAG AGTTGCCCACACCTTTGAAAAAGCGGCGGTTGAGTCCGTTAGATGCCTGTATGTCCGAGAGCTCGACACCCTACGGCTCCCCTTGTGCCACGCCCACCAGGGCAGACCAATCGGAGGCCCCCTCAACCCCCATCTTACTGGCTACCCCACCGCGTCCCAGAACGGAGGAGCCCAGTACAGAACCCCTGCCCAGCACCCCAACACAGACACTTAACGCCCCTCTGGAG AGCGATTCTTCAGTGGAAAGCTCCCCAGAGGTCAGTCGGAAACCCAGTATACAAGAG GCCGATCGTCCTCCTTCGTTGGTCTCCTCTCCCTGTGTCAGAGCTCCCAGTTCAGACGGACTCCCGACAGAAGCCAAGGTGTCTGTTCCTGAGAGTCCACAGCCTCCAGCTGCTGAGTCTGTGGACTgtggagaggacagagctgaTGGTGGGGTCGTAGAAGGCAGTAGTGAGGCTTCCTCATCAGCAGAAACGTGTGCTTCCTCCTTTCCTGGCTGGATAAAAAGCCCGGACAGAGGCCCGACTGGACCAGCTGGCCTGAACTTCTCTCCAGTCAACTCAAACTTAAGGGACCTcaccccctcacacaccctGGAGCCTCTGGTAGCTCCCTTCAGACCTGAAGCcgcagctggagctgcagcggGGACAACAGCAGGGACGGGCTCATTGGTTGGCTCTCAGGCCCCCTTCAGTGAAAGCCAGGGGCAGCTCTTTTACCCCTGCTCTGAGGATGGAGGTTCACTGGGCTTCTCACGCTCTCTGAACGGGGATGGCAGTGGTGAGGGAGGAGGGTCATCGCAGAACCccccacagaagaagaag GTTTCCCTGCTGGAATACAGGAAACGTCAGCGTGAAGCTCGTCGCAGCGGCTCCAAGACCGAGTGCAGCTCTCCTGTTTCCACCGTGCCACCTCTGACTGTGGACGCCTTCCCTGTTGCGCTAGAGACGACCAGTGAACCTCTTCTACCCCCTGCTCCCACAGCTCTCTGCAACACCAACACCACCGTGGTAAAAGAGCCCCAGACAAGTGAGGAGGCGGAGATGCCcggagagaaaggggagaaggaaggaggagaaggacagTG GACGTCGTCCACTTCTGTCGAGCAGGCCCGGGAACGCAGCTACCAcagagctctgctgctcagcaaagacaaagacacgG ATGGTGAGACAGAAGGTGGAGATACACCTGCACTGAGAGATTGTCCATCTCCAAGTCTTCAAAAGACCCCAACCCACACA CCCTGCTCTCCTGGTCGGCCAGCGAAGGAGGACGACGGCGACAGTCAGCCTCGGACGCCAAATCCAACCAGCCAGCAACCGAGCAAGCCTGCGGGACCCAAGGCTGCACCTCTGACCCCCACAAAGCTGCATCCCACCCCGTtaccctcctctcctgtccactACCCCGGACCTTCCCTCCTTCACTCCCCCAAGCCTCAGCCTCAGGGTTCTCCCTACCGCAGCCAGAGGGCGCTGTTCTCCACACAGCCTCAAACCCAAACCCAGCCCCAGGCTCAGACTGGTCCTGCTCCTTTCCCCCAGTATAACACACAGAgtgctccaccaccacctccccctcctccaccagcaccgCCGGCCTCCACGGCATATTTTCCCAGCCAGAGCCCCTCGCCTGCTGGACCTTTCCCCGGGTTTAAACCTGCCATCACACCCCCTTACCCCCCTGGTTCTCAGCCCCTGATGCAGACTCTTCCCCACAGCGTGCACTATCAGAGCTCGGCTGCTCctccgccgcctcctcctccacccccgcACCCGATGCCTGGCCCCACCCTGCTGCACGTCAACCTGCAGCCTCCTCCcatccagcagcaccagctcATGCTGACCTCtgcccctcctccacctcctcccccacaGGGCCAGacctcccagcagcagcagcagcctcctgcCGGCAGCACCCTGCTGTCActcacccctcctccacctccccctccgcCTCCCCCCGCCCCCTCGACCAACGCCCCAATGCAGGCCCACCACTTTCAGAACTTAGGGAGTTTTCAACCGGCGTTGCTGCACCCGGGTGCCACCGCCAACCCTTCAGTACCCCCATCCACGTACCCCCCACCCCTTCAGCAGAGCGGActgcctccacctccccctcctcctccccaacAGACTCAGCAAGGCCAGGCCCAGGCCGCTGCCTCCCAGATGCCTTCTGGGACTCGTGGAGCTCCTGCGTCCTCGACCCCCTTCCACAGCTCGGGGTACCTGAGCACAGGGTGGCACTGA
- the kmt2e gene encoding inactive histone-lysine N-methyltransferase 2E isoform X2 — protein sequence MSIVIPVGVDTADTSYLDMAAGSEPESVEASPVVVEKSSYPHQIYSSSSHHSHSYIGLPYADHNYGARPPPTPPASPPPSMLIRQGEGGLFVPGGQDEASRGTTLSTSEDGSYGADITRCICGFTHDDGYMICCDKCSAWQHIDCMGIDRQNIPETYLCERCQPRHLDRERAILLQTRKRECLSDGDTSATESGDEVPLELYSTFQHTPTTITLTTGRLGNKQADKKRKKSGDKEPPASSARAKKAFREGSRKSSRVKGAAPEQEPTEHPSLWENKIKTWMERYEEASSNQYSEDVQVLLRVKEQGDGKSLAYNTHPASFKPPVESQVQKNKKILKAVRDLAPDSLIIEYRGKFMLRQQFEANGYFFKRPYPFVLFYSKFDGLEMCVDARSFGNEARFIRRSCTPNSEVRHVIEDGMLHLYIYSLRPITKGTEITIGFDFDYGSCKYKVDCACVKGNQECPVLKHNLEPTENLGSGGRRRGSRKDKETVRDDQGQNQNMGLDGEGKSKSVGDGKQRKLSPLRLSISNNQDPELYEDLEDKTSVSNEVEMESEEQIAERRRKMTREERKMEAILQAFARMEKREKRREQALERIGSIKSDVGGRSDIKEEPPATPETADSPAVMQPLLEVKEEPGLKPAKVKGSRNRKSFSRNRTHIGQQRRRARTISTCSDLPPGSPIESVEPLTNESPEGETPTAPEPEAISSQAPDTSPPHSSSPAPDRNRTGSKNFKTKKHFVSEWVGEKQQDRVAVRTPEPAPERPLRISSDPEVLATQLNALPGMACSPQVYSTPKHYVRFSSPFLANRSPTTPGVPTGRRRSRELPEMPPTTGSCKKRWLKQALEEEGSTSPARRPSLLMPCEGPLSPAINGDSDSPLPYNGTCSLPELPTPLKKRRLSPLDACMSESSTPYGSPCATPTRADQSEAPSTPILLATPPRPRTEEPSTEPLPSTPTQTLNAPLESDSSVESSPEVSRKPSIQEADRPPSLVSSPCVRAPSSDGLPTEAKVSVPESPQPPAAESVDCGEDRADGGVVEGSSEASSSAETCASSFPGWIKSPDRGPTGPAGLNFSPVNSNLRDLTPSHTLEPLVAPFRPEAAAGAAAGTTAGTGSLVGSQAPFSESQGQLFYPCSEDGGSLGFSRSLNGDGSGEGGGSSQNPPQKKKVSLLEYRKRQREARRSGSKTECSSPVSTVPPLTVDAFPVALETTSEPLLPPAPTALCNTNTTVVKEPQTSEEAEMPGEKGEKEGGEGQWTSSTSVEQARERSYHRALLLSKDKDTDGETEGGDTPALRDCPSPSLQKTPTHTPCSPGRPAKEDDGDSQPRTPNPTSQQPSKPAGPKAAPLTPTKLHPTPLPSSPVHYPGPSLLHSPKPQPQGSPYRSQRALFSTQPQTQTQPQAQTGPAPFPQYNTQSAPPPPPPPPPAPPASTAYFPSQSPSPAGPFPGFKPAITPPYPPGSQPLMQTLPHSVHYQSSAAPPPPPPPPPHPMPGPTLLHVNLQPPPIQQHQLMLTSAPPPPPPPQGQTSQQQQQPPAGSTLLSLTPPPPPPPPPPAPSTNAPMQAHHFQNLGSFQPALLHPGATANPSVPPSTYPPPLQQSGLPPPPPPPPQQTQQGQAQAAASQMPSGTRGAPASSTPFHSSGYLSTGWH from the exons ATGAGCATAGTCATCCCAGTAGGGGTGGACACAGCAGACACCTCATACCTGGACATGGCTGCGGGCTCAGA ACCAGAATCGGTGGAGGCCAGCCCTGTGGTGGTGGAAAAGTCCAGCTACCCACACCAGATCTACAGCAGCAGTTCTCACCATTCCCACAGTTACATTGGGCTGCCTTATGCT GACCATAACTATGGGGCGCGGCCCCCACCTACGCCAcctgcctcccctcccccctccatgTTGATCCGACAAGGAGAGGGGGGGTTGTTTGTTCCAGGAGGCCAGGACGAAGCATCCCGGGGCACCACACTCAGCACCTCAGAGGATGGCAGCTATGGGGCTGATATCACCCGTTGCATCTGTGGCTTCACCCACGATGACGGCTACATGATCTGCTGTGACAAGTGCAG tgccTGGCAGCATATAGACTGCATGGGCATCGACAGGCAGAACATTCCTGAGACCTACCTGTGTGAGCGCTGCCAACCACGACACCTGGATAGAGAGAGGGCCATCCTGCTGCAGACCAGGAAACGGGAATGTTTGTCTG ATGGGGACACCAGTGCTACAGAGAGTGGAGATGAAGTGCCGTTAGAGCTCTACTCCACCTTCCAACACACGCCTACCACCATCACCCTGACTACTGGGCGCCTTGGCAATAAGCAGGCTGATAAAAAACGCAAGAAGAGTGGCGATAAAGAGCCTCCAGCATCTTCTGCTCGAGCTAAGAAG GCCTTCCGAGAGGGGTCCAGAAAGTCCTCCAGAGTGAAG ggtGCAGCTCCAGAGCAGGAGCCAACAGAGCACCCGTCACTGTGGGAGAACAAGATCAAGACGTGGATGGAGCGTTACGAGGAGGCCAGCAGCAATCAGTACAGTGAGGACGTCCAGGTCCTGTTACGTGTTAAAGAGCAAGGCGACGGCAAGAGCCTGGCATACAACACGCACCCCGCCTCTTTCAAACCCCCTGTGGAG AGTCAAGTTCAAAAGAATAAGAAGATCCTCAAGGCAGTGCGAGACTTGGCCCCAGACTCCCTCATCATTGAGTACAGGGGAAAGTTCATGCTTCGACAGCAGTTTGAGGCTAACGGATACTTCTTCAAGAG GCCATACCcgtttgtgttattttattctaaatttgaCGGACTGGAGATGTGCGTGGACGCTCGCAGCTTCGGCAACGAAGCACGCTTCATCCGTCGCTCCTGCACCCCTAACTCTGAA GTGCGGCACGTCATTGAGGACGGCATGCTGCATTTATACATCTACTCTTTGAGGCCGATCACCAAAGGCACAGAGATCACCATTGGTTTTGATTTTGACTATGGCAGCTG TAAATACAAGGTGGACTGTGCCTGTGTGAAGGGGAACCAGGAGTGCCCGGTGCTCAAGCACAACCTAGAGCCCACGGAGAACCTGGGCTCTGGAGGCCGGCGCAGAGGGAGTCGCAAGGACAAGGAGACGGTTCGGGATGACCAGGGCCAGAACCAGAACATGGGTCTGGACGGCGAAGGGAAAAGCAAGAGTGTAGGCGACGGCAAACAGCGGAAACTCTCTCCTCTCCGCCTCTCCATCTCAAACAACCAG GATCCTGAGTTATATGAGGATCTAGAAGACAAAACCTCCGTTAGCAATGAAGTAGAGATGGAGTCAGAGGAGCAGattgcagagaggaggaggaagatg ACacgagaggagagaaagatggaggccATCCTGCAAGCCTTTGCCCGcatggagaagagagagaaacgcAGGGAGCAGGCTCTGGAAAGAATCGGTAGCATCAAGTCGGACGTTGGGGGCCGCAGTGACATCAAGGAGGAGCCTCCGGCCACACCAGAGACGGCAGATTCTCCAGCTGTCATGCAG CCACTTTTGGAGGTAAAAGAGGAGCCAGGATTAAAGCCGGCCAAGGTCAAAGGCTCgagaaacaggaaaagtttCTCAAGGAACCGCACGCACATTGGCCAGCAGCGCCGGCGAGCTCGCACCATCAGCACCTGCTCTGACTTACCTCCGGGCTCTCCAATTGAGTCAGTGGAACCCCTTACCAATGAATCCCCCGAAGGAGAGACACCCACTGCACCGGAGCCAGAGGCAATCTCTTCCCAAGCACCGGACACCAGCCCTCCCCACAGCAGCTCACCTGCACCTGACAGAAACCGCACCGGGAGCAAGAACTTCAAAACTAAAAAG CACTTTGTGAGTGAGTGGGtgggagagaagcagcaggaccGTGTTGCAGTACGAACCCCAGAGCCGGCCCCCGAGAGACCACTGAGAATAAGCAGTGACCCTGAAGTACTCGCCACACAGCTCAACGCCCTACCTGGCATGGCCTGCTCTCCACAGGTCTACAGCACGCCCAAACACTACGTCCGCTTCTCGTCCCCTTTCCTGGCAAACCGCAGCCCCACAACTCCTGGAGTCCCCACTGGGAGACGGCGGTCCAGAGAACTGCCAGAAATGCCTCCAACCACCGGCTCCTGCAAGAAG CGATGGTTGAAGCAGGCTTTAGAGGAGGAGGGCTCCACCAGCCCAGCCAGACGACCGAGCCTCCTCATGCCCTGTGAGGGTCCTCTCAGCCCCGCCATTAATGGAGACTCTGACAGCCCTCTACCCTACAATGGCACCTGCTCGCTACCAG AGTTGCCCACACCTTTGAAAAAGCGGCGGTTGAGTCCGTTAGATGCCTGTATGTCCGAGAGCTCGACACCCTACGGCTCCCCTTGTGCCACGCCCACCAGGGCAGACCAATCGGAGGCCCCCTCAACCCCCATCTTACTGGCTACCCCACCGCGTCCCAGAACGGAGGAGCCCAGTACAGAACCCCTGCCCAGCACCCCAACACAGACACTTAACGCCCCTCTGGAG AGCGATTCTTCAGTGGAAAGCTCCCCAGAGGTCAGTCGGAAACCCAGTATACAAGAG GCCGATCGTCCTCCTTCGTTGGTCTCCTCTCCCTGTGTCAGAGCTCCCAGTTCAGACGGACTCCCGACAGAAGCCAAGGTGTCTGTTCCTGAGAGTCCACAGCCTCCAGCTGCTGAGTCTGTGGACTgtggagaggacagagctgaTGGTGGGGTCGTAGAAGGCAGTAGTGAGGCTTCCTCATCAGCAGAAACGTGTGCTTCCTCCTTTCCTGGCTGGATAAAAAGCCCGGACAGAGGCCCGACTGGACCAGCTGGCCTGAACTTCTCTCCAGTCAACTCAAACTTAAGGGACCTcaccccctcacacaccctGGAGCCTCTGGTAGCTCCCTTCAGACCTGAAGCcgcagctggagctgcagcggGGACAACAGCAGGGACGGGCTCATTGGTTGGCTCTCAGGCCCCCTTCAGTGAAAGCCAGGGGCAGCTCTTTTACCCCTGCTCTGAGGATGGAGGTTCACTGGGCTTCTCACGCTCTCTGAACGGGGATGGCAGTGGTGAGGGAGGAGGGTCATCGCAGAACCccccacagaagaagaag GTTTCCCTGCTGGAATACAGGAAACGTCAGCGTGAAGCTCGTCGCAGCGGCTCCAAGACCGAGTGCAGCTCTCCTGTTTCCACCGTGCCACCTCTGACTGTGGACGCCTTCCCTGTTGCGCTAGAGACGACCAGTGAACCTCTTCTACCCCCTGCTCCCACAGCTCTCTGCAACACCAACACCACCGTGGTAAAAGAGCCCCAGACAAGTGAGGAGGCGGAGATGCCcggagagaaaggggagaaggaaggaggagaaggacagTG GACGTCGTCCACTTCTGTCGAGCAGGCCCGGGAACGCAGCTACCAcagagctctgctgctcagcaaagacaaagacacgG ATGGTGAGACAGAAGGTGGAGATACACCTGCACTGAGAGATTGTCCATCTCCAAGTCTTCAAAAGACCCCAACCCACACA CCCTGCTCTCCTGGTCGGCCAGCGAAGGAGGACGACGGCGACAGTCAGCCTCGGACGCCAAATCCAACCAGCCAGCAACCGAGCAAGCCTGCGGGACCCAAGGCTGCACCTCTGACCCCCACAAAGCTGCATCCCACCCCGTtaccctcctctcctgtccactACCCCGGACCTTCCCTCCTTCACTCCCCCAAGCCTCAGCCTCAGGGTTCTCCCTACCGCAGCCAGAGGGCGCTGTTCTCCACACAGCCTCAAACCCAAACCCAGCCCCAGGCTCAGACTGGTCCTGCTCCTTTCCCCCAGTATAACACACAGAgtgctccaccaccacctccccctcctccaccagcaccgCCGGCCTCCACGGCATATTTTCCCAGCCAGAGCCCCTCGCCTGCTGGACCTTTCCCCGGGTTTAAACCTGCCATCACACCCCCTTACCCCCCTGGTTCTCAGCCCCTGATGCAGACTCTTCCCCACAGCGTGCACTATCAGAGCTCGGCTGCTCctccgccgcctcctcctccacccccgcACCCGATGCCTGGCCCCACCCTGCTGCACGTCAACCTGCAGCCTCCTCCcatccagcagcaccagctcATGCTGACCTCtgcccctcctccacctcctcccccacaGGGCCAGacctcccagcagcagcagcagcctcctgcCGGCAGCACCCTGCTGTCActcacccctcctccacctccccctccgcCTCCCCCCGCCCCCTCGACCAACGCCCCAATGCAGGCCCACCACTTTCAGAACTTAGGGAGTTTTCAACCGGCGTTGCTGCACCCGGGTGCCACCGCCAACCCTTCAGTACCCCCATCCACGTACCCCCCACCCCTTCAGCAGAGCGGActgcctccacctccccctcctcctccccaacAGACTCAGCAAGGCCAGGCCCAGGCCGCTGCCTCCCAGATGCCTTCTGGGACTCGTGGAGCTCCTGCGTCCTCGACCCCCTTCCACAGCTCGGGGTACCTGAGCACAGGGTGGCACTGA